The Streptomyces pratensis genomic interval CAGCCGCCACGCCACGGAGCCTGCCGCAGGCAGTGCCGCGGAGTCCGCCGGTCCGGGCGGGGACATGGTGTGGACCGGCAGGCCGTGAAAGGTTTCGAGGTGGGTGATGTCGGTCATCGCGTCCTCACTCCGCGACCGCGGTGTAGCGGCCCTCGGGGCCGAGGCCGTCCCACGGCTCGCAGCGCTCCGACAGGTCGACCGACACACCGTGCGGTTCCAGGGCCTCGGAGAGGCGCCGCTCCATCGGCTCGGTCAGGAAGTGGTGGTGCAGGTCGAGCGAGGTGAGATGGGTGAGGGGCTGGCCCTCGAGCAGCGCGGCCGCGCCCTCGTCGCCCAGCGTGCCGTTCGACAGGTCGAGTGTGCGGAGCTGTGCGACGACCGGCGCCGAACCGATAGCGGCGGCGATCTCGTTCTGCAACTCGCTGTTGCGCAGGCCCAGGTGGCGCAGCCGGGGGAAGCGGGTACCGGAGAGCAGCGGCGCCAGATCCGGCACGACCGCATCGCCTCCGTACGCCGAGACCCCGAGCCAGAGCTCCAGACGTTCCAGCGCCGGCAGTTCGCTGTCGAGTATTCCGCGCAGCGCTTCGGCGGGCAGCCCCCCGCTCTCGACGACGAGGCCCCGCAGCGACTCGTGCTTGACGGGCGGGAACGTCAGGTCAGTGCCGCCGCGTACGCCGAGATGGGTCAGGTCAGGGAAGGCGGTGAGCAGAGCGGTGACGTCGGACTGCTGGATCCACGAGATCTCGGCCTCCTCCACCACCAGGTCCCCGACGAAGACCGCCCTCAGCGAGGTGAGCCGGTCGGCTGCTGCGACGACGAGCTCGATGGGGTAGTCGGAGGCCTCCTCGTACGCCTCGCCCCACTGCCCGATGATCAGGGCCTCGACACCTGACGGGTCGACGGCCTCGAGGAAGGCGCCGAACTCCTCCTCCCAGCTGAACTCCCTCTCGTCCGGGGCGAACGGGTCGACGCTGATGCGCCAGGCCGCGGCATCGGCCGTGGGGCGGGCCGAACC includes:
- a CDS encoding STM4015 family protein, whose protein sequence is MSDADRLHELLGLPAVDFQRETEGSARPTADAAAWRISVDPFAPDEREFSWEEEFGAFLEAVDPSGVEALIIGQWGEAYEEASDYPIELVVAAADRLTSLRAVFVGDLVVEEAEISWIQQSDVTALLTAFPDLTHLGVRGGTDLTFPPVKHESLRGLVVESGGLPAEALRGILDSELPALERLELWLGVSAYGGDAVVPDLAPLLSGTRFPRLRHLGLRNSELQNEIAAAIGSAPVVAQLRTLDLSNGTLGDEGAAALLEGQPLTHLTSLDLHHHFLTEPMERRLSEALEPHGVSVDLSERCEPWDGLGPEGRYTAVAE